One window of the Rhipicephalus microplus isolate Deutch F79 chromosome 2, USDA_Rmic, whole genome shotgun sequence genome contains the following:
- the LOC142788230 gene encoding uncharacterized protein LOC142788230 — protein sequence MAKFSRAGCRLTIGRRQNIRAFPHQQRARSSAPAELGGLDSVIQSIPRGAVPRMIQADSDGTRLLARAAPGDSVVCAAFPMHDASVVRNLKAPAFVNAGDLDAGWIQARR from the exons ATGGCCAAGTTCTCTCGGGCTGGTTGCCGCTTAACAATTGGCCGGCGGCAGAATATTCGGGCCTTCCCACATCAGCAGCGCGCCCGGAGTTCAGCACCGGCTGAACTAGGTGGCCTGGACTCCGTTATTCAGAGCATTCCACGTGGCGCGGTGCCACGCATGATTCAAGCTGACAGCGATGGCACACGACTGCTGGCGCGGGCAGCACCGGGCGACTCGGTCGTTTGCGCCGCCTTCCCGATGCATGATGCATCTGTAGTACGAAACCTGAAAGCGCCTGCATTTGTCAACGCTGGAGATCTCGATGCTG GATGGATTCAAGCGCGTAGATGA